One segment of Aquimarina sp. BL5 DNA contains the following:
- a CDS encoding GH3 auxin-responsive promoter family protein — translation MAIIGSLIKGAIDLKGALTSEPNHVEAQQKILEMLLKTASDTAFGKTYEFNKVLESEDLQKAYADKVPYFDYHQLHKEWWSRVIDGQEDVTWPSNPDYFALSSGTTGKKSKRIPVTNDMIEAIRNAGIKQVEALSNFDLPAEFFEKEIMMLGSSTDLQEKDGHLEGEISGISASNIPFWFEGFYKPGRDIAKIDDWDKRVQRIAEKAKDWDIGALSGIPSWMELMLQKVIDYHNAETIHDIWPNLQVYTSGGVAFAPYEKSFNNLLEHPITVIDTYLASEGFIAYQERPETDAMKLITDNGIYFEFVPFQPEYINQDGSLKQDAPSITLAEVETDQDYVLLISTVSGAWRYIIGDTIEFTDVVRAEIRITGRTKFFLNVVGSQLSVNKMNTALREIEEKFDIEVPEFTLAATRINDEFHHHWYLGTETSVENNVLAETLDEVLKKANKNYRVARSKALKGVKVTTVPMSIFSEWSGAQKKKGGQVKMERVMSEEKFAEWENFVSENISN, via the coding sequence ATGGCAATTATAGGATCATTAATAAAAGGAGCAATTGACTTAAAAGGGGCATTAACCTCTGAACCCAATCATGTAGAAGCGCAACAAAAAATACTGGAGATGCTATTAAAAACAGCTTCTGATACTGCCTTTGGTAAAACATATGAGTTCAATAAGGTTCTCGAATCAGAAGATTTACAAAAAGCATACGCTGATAAAGTACCTTATTTCGACTACCATCAGTTACATAAAGAATGGTGGTCTAGAGTGATTGATGGTCAAGAGGATGTAACCTGGCCAAGTAATCCTGATTATTTCGCATTGAGTTCTGGTACTACTGGAAAAAAAAGTAAACGTATTCCGGTTACAAATGATATGATTGAAGCCATTCGTAATGCGGGAATTAAACAAGTTGAAGCATTATCTAATTTTGATTTACCTGCAGAATTCTTTGAAAAAGAAATCATGATGTTGGGGAGCTCTACTGATTTACAAGAAAAAGATGGACATCTCGAAGGAGAAATCAGTGGTATTAGTGCTAGCAATATTCCTTTTTGGTTTGAAGGGTTTTATAAACCTGGTCGTGATATTGCAAAAATTGATGATTGGGATAAACGTGTTCAGCGTATTGCAGAAAAAGCAAAAGATTGGGATATTGGAGCATTGAGTGGTATCCCATCCTGGATGGAGTTAATGCTTCAGAAAGTTATTGACTATCACAATGCTGAAACTATACACGATATTTGGCCAAACTTACAAGTCTATACTTCTGGAGGAGTAGCTTTTGCACCTTATGAGAAAAGCTTTAATAATTTATTGGAACATCCCATTACCGTAATCGATACATATCTCGCTTCAGAAGGATTTATAGCCTATCAAGAACGTCCAGAAACTGATGCGATGAAGTTAATTACAGATAATGGTATTTATTTCGAATTCGTTCCTTTTCAACCGGAGTATATCAACCAAGATGGGTCCTTAAAACAAGATGCACCCTCAATCACATTAGCAGAAGTAGAAACAGATCAGGATTATGTGTTATTGATAAGTACTGTTTCTGGTGCTTGGAGATATATCATTGGAGATACTATAGAGTTTACTGATGTAGTAAGAGCTGAAATTAGAATTACAGGACGCACCAAGTTTTTTCTAAATGTTGTTGGTTCGCAATTATCAGTTAATAAAATGAATACCGCTTTACGAGAGATTGAAGAAAAGTTTGATATCGAAGTTCCTGAGTTTACGTTAGCAGCGACACGGATTAATGACGAGTTTCATCATCATTGGTATTTGGGTACGGAAACTTCTGTAGAAAACAACGTTTTAGCGGAAACACTAGATGAGGTACTTAAAAAGGCTAATAAGAATTACAGAGTAGCCAGAAGTAAGGCTTTAAAAGGAGTAAAAGTGACCACAGTGCCGATGTCAATATTTTCAGAATGGAGTGGGGCACAAAAGAAAAAGGGAGGGCAAGTAAAAATGGAACGTGTTATGTCCGAAGAAAAGTTTGCCGAATGGGAAAACTTTGTGTCAGAAAATATTTCAAACTAA
- a CDS encoding YihY/virulence factor BrkB family protein: MNHILIPLKSFFKILVATYKNWNANEPFQMSAAVSYYALFSFPALLIIIIQTTGLFYEKNEIKSKITKEISIVLGTDAAQTVEIMLKNAIDQEQPTLLIIIGIFTLLYGATGMFIALQKALNTIWGVKPKPKSEILKMVRDRIFSLGLILMIGLLLLTSLVLTTLVTATTNWIGRHFPDIIIYVILIINFLLSIILTTVLFAMIFKVLPDVKMKWRYVWLGAFVTTILFSIGKYALSIYFGTVNPGSTFGAAGSVILILLWVSYSSLILFFGAEFTKVLALAYGSGIKPSSYAEKVS; this comes from the coding sequence ATGAATCATATACTGATACCTTTAAAATCATTCTTTAAGATTCTCGTAGCTACCTATAAAAATTGGAATGCTAATGAGCCTTTCCAAATGAGTGCAGCGGTAAGCTATTATGCGCTGTTTTCTTTTCCTGCCTTACTTATTATCATCATCCAGACGACCGGACTGTTTTATGAAAAAAATGAAATAAAAAGTAAAATTACTAAAGAAATATCAATTGTTTTAGGAACAGATGCAGCTCAAACTGTAGAAATTATGCTAAAAAATGCTATTGACCAAGAACAACCTACCTTATTAATCATCATTGGTATTTTCACACTTCTTTATGGAGCAACAGGAATGTTTATTGCTTTACAAAAAGCATTAAATACGATTTGGGGTGTTAAGCCTAAACCCAAAAGCGAAATATTAAAAATGGTTAGAGACCGAATTTTTTCCTTAGGATTGATCCTAATGATTGGTCTTTTGCTATTAACATCATTGGTATTGACAACTTTGGTAACTGCAACTACAAATTGGATAGGCAGGCATTTCCCAGATATTATCATTTATGTTATTCTCATTATCAATTTTCTACTATCTATTATTTTAACCACAGTACTATTTGCAATGATATTTAAAGTCTTACCTGATGTGAAAATGAAATGGAGGTACGTGTGGTTAGGCGCTTTCGTAACTACAATTTTATTTAGTATTGGTAAATATGCTTTAAGTATTTATTTTGGAACCGTCAATCCTGGATCCACGTTTGGTGCCGCAGGATCTGTAATATTAATACTGTTGTGGGTTTCGTATTCTAGTCTAATTTTATTCTTTGGAGCAGAATTCACAAAAGTGCTTGCCCTAGCATATGGATCAGGAATAAAACCTTCTTCGTATGCAGAGAAAGTTTCTTAA
- a CDS encoding M48 family metalloprotease: MASFDTSHLNNKIIPLSIIKEAGIALSHYPELEEVRIEFKFKSSLKKSFMKAQPKFSSIFRSKKKRAYVILMSEIFKIDSLQLSIKDVPENVLIGWLGHELGHIMDYHRRSSLNLMLFGIQYWISPNYIREAERIADTYAITHAMQDYILATKKFILNHSSLSEKYKARIRRLYLSPDEILLLVKEQETNKLKL; encoded by the coding sequence ATGGCTTCATTCGACACTTCACATTTGAATAACAAAATTATTCCTTTATCAATTATAAAGGAGGCTGGAATTGCATTATCACATTATCCAGAATTAGAAGAAGTGAGAATCGAATTTAAGTTTAAGTCTTCTCTTAAGAAGTCATTTATGAAGGCGCAACCAAAGTTTTCTTCGATTTTTAGATCAAAAAAGAAAAGAGCTTATGTCATTTTGATGAGTGAAATTTTTAAAATAGACAGTTTACAACTCTCTATTAAAGATGTCCCAGAAAATGTATTGATAGGTTGGTTGGGGCACGAGTTAGGTCATATTATGGATTATCATAGAAGAAGTAGTTTGAATCTTATGCTATTTGGAATACAATACTGGATTTCTCCAAATTACATAAGAGAGGCAGAGCGTATAGCAGATACCTATGCAATAACACATGCGATGCAAGATTACATCTTAGCAACTAAAAAGTTTATCCTTAACCATAGTTCCTTATCTGAAAAATATAAAGCACGTATTAGAAGACTATATCTATCTCCTGATGAAATATTGCTTTTGGTTAAGGAGCAAGAGACAAACAAATTGAAACTTTGA
- a CDS encoding T9SS type A sorting domain-containing protein: MKKNILLIVVLCVCFSGSSQFNSNAPWMKELTAQKRSAGIEEPVKFHEIVDAFNEYWKDKDHTKKGSGYKPFKRWENFWKDCLNDDGTLMTAKQIWDAGLQKKASFNKMADQSNWIALGPDDFIDRSFSSANIGRVNTIIVDPVDPNKYYAGTPAGGIWKSEDAGASWVPLSDELPQIGVSAIAIDPVDTNIVYIGTGDDDANDTVSVGLLKSTDGGQTWNTTGLSFTISNGSKIGEIYLDPLDRNKVFVGTSSGFYKSTDAGVNFTRTLSADVNDMKLKPGDSNIIYAVSDNTIYKSTDNGDSFSIITNGLPSSSTRLAIDVTVADPNYVYILSAGSGSSFQGIYKSTDSGSSFTRTLTTQNVFGAGQAWYDMALAVSDTNPEELYTGELDVWKSTNGGDNFTQVNNWSSRTASYTHADIHFLRFFNGELFCGSDGGIFKSNNGGNTFSDLTEKMQIGQFYKIAVSKSNGKSKKMAGGLQDNGSFGLTSSGEWNVYGGGDGMDAAIDPNNDNNYYGFMQFGQNLWISNNGGVSQAASVSQPTGSSGNWITPLVMNKESELYAGYNAIYKLDGSSFVRVSPDFFGGSVDRLEIDPSDSDNMFVAINGVLYKSIDRGITFEVAESFGRSITSVNIHNSDSNILYVTTSGTSGKVYKSVNGGLDFTDITGDLPNVPKLVIKHQGSHSDDPLFVGTSTGVYRTDDTTPGVWEAFDNNLPNVPVRDLEINVNDANITAATYGRGVWQSEIPTQLAQEDVRLLAINAPGIEINCGDVTPSIEVRNNGVNAITSLDIEYVVDGNSNTTTWTGNINPSETQSIDLPQLSVDLGEHTLNIITTTSGDTNPGNNALSGTFITNASAVGIDINDFEDSGDDVLVVGGVWERGIPTGTNLNTATSGQNVYGTNLDGNYPDSNTSFLVSNCYDLTTIGSPILKFNMAFDIELDWDFVNIEYSTDGGLNWNILGTANDPNWYNSNTLPNNSNCFTCPGAQWTGRDATMKEYSYDLAAFANEESFIFRFNFVTDGGVNEEGVIVDDLQIEGNTLSIDDFENRPAFSLFPNPSSDIFNIQWRNATKVSYRVTDLAGKLISSRSGLNSSENTAQIDLSGYSKGMYFLSVSLDGIDKTMKLVRN; this comes from the coding sequence ATGAAAAAAAATATTCTTTTAATTGTCGTATTATGTGTTTGTTTTTCAGGTAGTTCGCAGTTTAATTCAAATGCTCCTTGGATGAAAGAGCTAACTGCACAAAAAAGATCTGCTGGAATAGAAGAACCGGTAAAATTTCATGAGATTGTAGATGCATTTAATGAGTACTGGAAAGATAAGGATCATACCAAAAAGGGATCAGGATATAAGCCTTTTAAAAGATGGGAGAATTTCTGGAAAGATTGTTTAAATGATGATGGTACATTAATGACCGCAAAGCAAATATGGGATGCAGGGTTACAGAAAAAAGCTTCTTTTAATAAAATGGCGGATCAGAGTAATTGGATCGCTTTAGGACCAGATGATTTTATTGATAGATCTTTTTCTAGTGCCAATATAGGTCGTGTAAATACTATTATTGTAGATCCAGTAGATCCAAATAAATATTATGCAGGTACTCCTGCAGGAGGTATATGGAAATCAGAAGATGCTGGTGCAAGCTGGGTTCCATTATCAGACGAGCTTCCGCAAATTGGAGTTTCAGCAATTGCGATAGATCCTGTAGATACTAATATAGTCTATATCGGTACAGGTGATGATGATGCCAATGATACAGTTAGCGTAGGATTGTTAAAATCTACAGATGGAGGGCAGACTTGGAATACTACAGGTTTAAGTTTTACTATTTCAAATGGAAGTAAAATAGGTGAAATATATTTAGATCCATTAGATAGAAACAAAGTTTTTGTTGGAACAAGTAGTGGTTTTTATAAATCTACCGATGCTGGTGTAAATTTTACTAGAACATTAAGTGCGGATGTAAATGACATGAAATTGAAACCAGGAGATTCAAATATTATATATGCAGTTTCTGATAATACGATATATAAATCTACTGATAATGGAGATTCTTTTTCTATCATAACAAACGGTTTACCAAGTTCGTCAACTAGATTAGCTATTGATGTGACTGTGGCTGACCCTAATTACGTATATATTTTAAGCGCAGGATCAGGAAGTTCTTTTCAAGGGATATATAAATCCACAGATAGCGGAAGTTCTTTTACAAGAACATTGACTACTCAAAATGTTTTTGGGGCAGGTCAGGCTTGGTATGACATGGCACTTGCTGTTTCTGACACCAATCCGGAAGAGTTATACACTGGAGAGTTAGATGTATGGAAATCTACTAATGGAGGAGATAATTTTACACAGGTAAACAACTGGTCATCTAGAACTGCTTCATATACTCATGCTGACATTCACTTCCTACGATTTTTTAATGGAGAATTATTTTGCGGAAGTGATGGAGGTATTTTTAAGTCAAATAACGGAGGTAATACTTTTTCTGATTTGACAGAAAAAATGCAGATAGGACAGTTTTATAAAATTGCTGTTTCTAAGTCTAATGGAAAGTCCAAGAAAATGGCTGGTGGATTACAAGATAATGGAAGTTTTGGATTAACCAGTTCTGGTGAATGGAATGTTTATGGAGGAGGAGATGGAATGGATGCGGCGATTGATCCTAATAATGATAATAATTATTATGGGTTTATGCAGTTTGGACAGAACCTTTGGATCTCAAATAATGGAGGGGTAAGTCAGGCTGCAAGTGTATCCCAACCAACTGGTAGTTCTGGAAATTGGATAACTCCTCTTGTTATGAATAAAGAAAGTGAGTTATATGCGGGGTATAATGCAATTTACAAGCTTGACGGTTCTAGTTTTGTACGAGTTTCTCCTGATTTTTTTGGAGGTAGTGTTGATAGATTAGAAATAGATCCTTCTGATTCGGATAATATGTTTGTTGCTATTAACGGAGTGTTGTACAAAAGTATAGATAGAGGAATTACATTTGAAGTAGCTGAAAGTTTTGGAAGATCGATTACATCTGTTAATATACATAATAGTGATAGTAATATTTTATATGTTACCACTTCTGGTACTTCAGGAAAAGTTTATAAATCGGTGAATGGGGGTCTTGATTTTACGGATATTACCGGAGATTTACCAAATGTTCCGAAGCTAGTTATAAAGCATCAAGGATCACATTCTGATGATCCGTTGTTTGTAGGTACATCTACAGGTGTATACAGAACCGATGATACTACTCCAGGAGTTTGGGAGGCTTTTGATAATAACTTGCCAAATGTTCCAGTTAGAGATTTAGAGATTAATGTAAATGATGCTAATATAACCGCTGCAACTTATGGTAGAGGAGTTTGGCAATCAGAAATACCTACTCAATTAGCTCAGGAGGATGTGCGTTTACTTGCTATAAATGCTCCAGGTATCGAAATTAACTGTGGAGACGTAACTCCTTCTATCGAAGTTAGAAATAATGGAGTTAATGCAATTACGTCTCTAGATATAGAATATGTTGTCGATGGTAACTCTAATACAACTACTTGGACTGGAAATATTAATCCTAGTGAAACACAATCTATTGATTTACCTCAATTAAGTGTAGACCTTGGGGAGCATACTTTGAACATAATAACTACAACTTCTGGTGATACTAATCCGGGTAATAATGCACTATCTGGTACTTTTATTACTAATGCAAGTGCAGTTGGTATAGATATTAATGATTTTGAAGATTCAGGTGATGATGTTTTGGTTGTAGGAGGTGTTTGGGAACGTGGAATTCCTACAGGAACTAATCTTAATACAGCTACATCAGGACAAAATGTGTATGGAACTAATTTAGATGGTAATTATCCAGATTCTAATACTAGTTTTTTAGTATCTAATTGTTATGATCTTACGACTATCGGGAGCCCAATTTTAAAATTTAATATGGCATTTGATATTGAGTTAGATTGGGATTTTGTAAACATAGAATACTCTACTGATGGCGGTTTAAATTGGAATATTTTAGGAACAGCAAATGATCCAAATTGGTATAATAGTAATACTTTGCCAAATAATTCTAATTGCTTTACTTGCCCTGGAGCACAATGGACAGGAAGAGACGCTACTATGAAAGAATATAGTTATGATCTTGCAGCTTTTGCTAACGAAGAGAGCTTCATATTTAGATTTAATTTTGTAACTGATGGAGGAGTTAATGAAGAAGGAGTAATTGTGGATGATCTTCAGATAGAAGGTAATACGCTGAGTATAGATGATTTTGAGAACAGGCCAGCGTTTAGTTTGTTCCCTAACCCTTCTAGTGATATATTCAATATCCAATGGAGAAATGCTACAAAAGTTTCGTATAGAGTTACTGATCTAGCTGGAAAATTAATTTCTTCTAGAAGTGGATTGAATTCTTCAGAGAATACTGCACAAATTGATTTATCTGGTTACTCAAAAGGTATGTATTTTCTTAGTGTATCTCTAGATGGAATTGATAAAACAATGAAGTTAGTTCGAAATTAA
- a CDS encoding CotH kinase family protein codes for MHSQNIEMMIPKKENYGIDQKHKIIVWNFKIPDVPDSNSNMLNINFEGDYLFSSSLDSLSYEKSYDVNYNGEIFKLYITQLPVIKITTEEAIEDDPKVPSQFTFANQDSIKSAIAGVELRGNISLKFPKKSYDLEFWETSQGETSVDMMFGDLREDDDWILDGLYNEPLRLRSYFCNKLWLSIYKPSYIIQEEKAKSGIDLMFAEVFLDSKYIGIHALTEQVDRKLLQLKKYKKGKVRGELFKAGSHNGAPAYKMVPKYKNIFPHWAGYEVEYPFVNYKAQWKNIYRFTKFVIKSKDSTFKKRIAKKFDLDNAIDYFLFINLVRATDNLGKNFYVARYDKKTPYFNVPWDLDGVLGTIQDGKRIPTTNDILSNGLFDRLLKMNPSNYRNRLKARWFSLREEQFSNEMLFKNLKKSYDYFANNKVYERESLIWPSDVALSDHLSYMESWLSDRLLYLDSYFNDLQ; via the coding sequence ATGCATTCTCAAAATATTGAGATGATGATTCCTAAAAAAGAGAATTATGGTATTGATCAGAAACATAAAATTATTGTATGGAATTTTAAGATCCCAGACGTTCCGGATTCTAACAGCAATATGCTAAATATAAATTTTGAAGGTGATTATTTATTTTCTTCATCATTAGATAGTTTGTCATACGAAAAAAGTTATGATGTGAACTATAATGGAGAAATATTTAAATTATATATTACGCAACTGCCTGTTATTAAAATAACTACAGAAGAAGCTATAGAAGATGATCCAAAAGTTCCTTCTCAATTTACATTTGCTAACCAAGATAGTATTAAAAGTGCTATAGCAGGCGTTGAATTGCGAGGTAACATTTCACTAAAATTCCCAAAAAAATCTTATGATTTAGAGTTTTGGGAAACCTCTCAAGGAGAAACTTCGGTTGATATGATGTTTGGAGACCTAAGAGAAGATGATGATTGGATTCTAGATGGGTTGTATAATGAACCACTTCGTTTACGATCTTATTTCTGCAATAAACTTTGGTTATCGATTTACAAGCCTTCATATATAATTCAAGAAGAGAAGGCAAAAAGTGGTATTGATTTAATGTTTGCAGAAGTCTTTTTGGATTCAAAATATATCGGAATACATGCGCTGACGGAGCAAGTAGATCGAAAACTCTTACAACTCAAAAAGTATAAAAAAGGTAAAGTAAGAGGTGAGCTATTTAAGGCAGGAAGTCATAATGGGGCTCCTGCGTATAAGATGGTACCAAAATATAAAAATATTTTCCCCCATTGGGCAGGATACGAGGTAGAGTATCCTTTTGTAAACTATAAAGCTCAATGGAAAAACATTTATCGATTTACAAAATTCGTGATCAAATCTAAAGATTCCACATTCAAGAAAAGAATAGCAAAAAAGTTTGATTTAGATAATGCCATTGATTATTTTTTGTTTATTAATCTTGTTCGTGCTACGGATAATCTGGGGAAAAACTTTTATGTTGCGAGATATGATAAGAAAACACCTTACTTTAATGTGCCTTGGGATTTAGATGGTGTTTTAGGAACTATTCAGGATGGTAAAAGAATTCCAACTACAAATGATATTTTAAGCAATGGGTTGTTCGATAGATTGCTTAAAATGAATCCAAGTAACTATCGAAACCGATTAAAAGCTCGCTGGTTCTCTCTAAGAGAAGAACAATTTAGTAATGAAATGTTATTTAAAAACTTGAAGAAGTCTTATGATTATTTCGCAAATAATAAAGTGTACGAAAGAGAATCATTAATTTGGCCCTCGGACGTAGCATTATCTGATCATTTAAGTTATATGGAATCTTGGTTGTCCGATCGTCTTCTATATTTAGATAGTTATTTCAATGATTTACAGTAA
- a CDS encoding Pycsar system effector family protein, with protein MKAILEKAENYIFELFKEQLPTTYLYHNFLHTQRVVESVKEIIEKTDISNEDSEAVQIAAWFHDAGYIKGEENHEKESVRIASEFLSEHQISDKAISIIENCILATEFEKKPNTILEEIIKDADSSHLAKDYFAEVSELLHQELILLGISELSGKEWRAENVKLFSKQHKYYTRYAVENWEPEKNKNLLNLLKREKKNKKKHKKEVVKAKLKAKYKDESPERSIQTLFRVTLRNHIKLSDIADTKANILLSVNAIIISLALANLIPKLDAASNRHLMIPSLILVLFSVASIILSIMSTQPKVTGGEFTTEQVKNRKVNLLFFGNFYKMPYERYQWAIDEIINDKSYVYKMLTKDLYLLGLVLKKKYTLLKITYIVFTIGIILSVLAFIIAFTGIDLVEQVGNPEILDKITE; from the coding sequence ATGAAAGCTATACTGGAAAAAGCAGAAAATTACATATTCGAACTCTTTAAGGAACAATTACCCACGACGTATTTATACCATAATTTTCTGCATACACAAAGAGTTGTAGAAAGTGTAAAAGAGATTATCGAAAAAACTGATATTAGTAATGAAGACTCAGAAGCTGTTCAGATTGCCGCTTGGTTTCATGATGCAGGATATATTAAAGGTGAAGAAAACCACGAAAAAGAAAGTGTACGAATAGCATCAGAATTTTTATCAGAACATCAAATAAGTGACAAGGCAATATCGATAATAGAAAACTGTATTTTGGCGACAGAGTTTGAGAAAAAGCCAAATACTATTCTTGAAGAAATTATCAAAGATGCTGACAGCTCTCATTTGGCTAAAGATTATTTTGCTGAAGTGAGTGAACTTCTGCATCAGGAGCTAATACTCCTAGGTATTTCGGAACTTTCTGGAAAAGAATGGAGAGCTGAAAATGTAAAATTATTTTCTAAACAACACAAATACTACACCCGATATGCAGTCGAAAATTGGGAACCAGAAAAAAATAAAAACTTATTAAATCTTCTTAAAAGAGAAAAGAAAAATAAAAAGAAACACAAAAAAGAGGTTGTCAAAGCAAAACTTAAGGCAAAATACAAAGACGAAAGCCCGGAGAGAAGTATTCAGACCTTATTTAGAGTCACCCTAAGAAATCATATTAAGTTAAGTGATATAGCGGATACGAAGGCTAATATCTTACTTTCTGTAAACGCGATTATTATTTCATTGGCGCTAGCAAATCTAATTCCTAAACTTGATGCAGCAAGCAATCGTCACTTAATGATTCCTAGTTTAATTTTAGTACTCTTTAGTGTGGCCTCTATTATTTTATCAATAATGTCTACACAACCAAAAGTAACTGGAGGAGAGTTTACTACAGAGCAGGTAAAGAATAGAAAAGTAAACTTATTATTTTTTGGGAATTTTTACAAAATGCCTTATGAAAGATATCAATGGGCAATTGATGAAATCATTAATGATAAGTCCTATGTATATAAAATGCTAACCAAAGATCTTTATTTATTGGGATTGGTGTTGAAGAAGAAGTACACTTTATTAAAAATAACATACATCGTATTTACCATAGGAATTATACTATCGGTACTAGCTTTTATTATAGCCTTTACAGGTATAGATTTAGTAGAACAAGTAGGTAATCCAGAAATTTTAGATAAAATCACAGAATAA